In Natronoarchaeum philippinense, a single window of DNA contains:
- the ribB gene encoding 3,4-dihydroxy-2-butanone-4-phosphate synthase: protein MTGDTHIETGDAQATSAVDDAVAAFREGQPVCVHDFDDREGETDIIYPARSVDADAVAHMRNDAGGLICAALSAPVADAAELPFLSDVIDHPAGESEHLAYGDRSSFSLTVNHRDTFTGVTDDDRALTISELGAFAASATDGDAVDAETFADEFRAPGHVHVLRAADGLLDERQGHTELGLALADAADQPPAVVVCEMLDDGTGDALSTAAAREYAARNDVPFVEGEALVEQLG from the coding sequence ATGACCGGCGATACCCACATCGAGACCGGCGACGCACAGGCCACGAGCGCCGTCGACGACGCCGTCGCGGCGTTCCGCGAGGGCCAGCCGGTCTGCGTTCACGACTTCGACGACCGCGAGGGCGAGACCGACATCATCTACCCCGCCCGATCGGTCGATGCCGACGCCGTCGCCCACATGCGAAACGACGCCGGCGGGCTGATCTGTGCCGCCCTGTCGGCTCCCGTCGCCGACGCCGCCGAATTGCCCTTCCTCTCGGACGTGATCGACCACCCCGCCGGCGAGTCAGAACACCTCGCGTACGGCGACCGGTCGTCGTTCTCGCTGACGGTCAACCACCGCGACACCTTTACCGGCGTCACCGACGACGACCGCGCGCTGACCATCTCGGAGTTGGGCGCGTTCGCCGCGAGCGCGACCGACGGCGACGCCGTCGACGCCGAGACGTTCGCCGACGAGTTCCGCGCGCCGGGCCACGTCCACGTGCTCCGGGCCGCCGACGGCCTGCTCGACGAGCGCCAAGGCCACACCGAACTCGGGCTCGCGCTGGCCGACGCCGCCGACCAGCCCCCGGCGGTCGTGGTCTGCGAGATGTTAGACGACGGGACCGGCGACGCGCTCTCGACCGCCGCCGCACGAGAGTACGCCGCCCGGAACGACGTTCCGTTCGTCGAGGGCGAGGCGCTGGTCGAACAACTGGGATAG
- a CDS encoding DUF120 domain-containing protein → MSNAASLAVGHDELAVLKLLALDGGTGGEMKVSCSGVSEQLGASTQTASRRLQRLDDAGYVERETVSDGQWIEITDDGEQALRGEYEDYRRIFEGASSVELAGSVTSGMGEGRHYISLPGYMRQFEDRLGYEPFEGTLNVDLTDASVRRRSALEALEPVPIDGWEDDDRTYGPAICYPATLTTADGRRYEETHVITPERTHHDEDQVELIAPEKLRDELELEDGDAVTVTVEDR, encoded by the coding sequence ATGTCGAACGCAGCGTCGCTGGCCGTCGGACACGACGAACTGGCCGTGTTGAAACTGTTGGCTCTCGACGGCGGCACCGGCGGCGAGATGAAAGTCTCCTGTTCGGGCGTCTCCGAGCAACTCGGCGCCTCCACGCAAACGGCGTCGCGGCGTCTCCAGCGTCTCGACGACGCCGGCTACGTCGAGCGCGAGACCGTCTCGGACGGACAGTGGATCGAGATCACCGACGACGGCGAGCAGGCCCTGCGCGGCGAGTACGAGGACTATCGACGCATCTTCGAGGGCGCCTCGTCGGTCGAGTTGGCTGGCAGCGTCACCAGCGGGATGGGCGAGGGCCGCCACTACATCTCGCTGCCGGGCTACATGCGCCAGTTCGAGGACCGGCTGGGCTACGAGCCGTTCGAGGGGACGCTCAACGTCGACCTGACCGACGCGAGCGTCCGCCGGCGCTCGGCGCTGGAAGCGCTCGAACCGGTGCCGATCGACGGCTGGGAGGACGACGACCGCACCTACGGTCCGGCGATCTGCTACCCCGCGACGCTCACGACCGCGGACGGGCGTCGCTACGAGGAGACCCACGTCATCACGCCCGAGCGCACCCACCACGACGAGGACCAAGTCGAGCTGATCGCCCCCGAGAAGCTCCGGGACGAACTGGAACTCGAAGACGGCGACGCCGTCACCGTCACCGTCGAGGACCGATAA
- a CDS encoding NmrA family NAD(P)-binding protein — protein MSDHTTRTVLVTAATGTVGRHVVAELRDAECEVRAATRDPDTDRERFEAADAVVEFDFDRPETWGAALADIDAVFLVRPPVVDTADVCAFVDATARVGVERIAYLSTLGADRNRLLPHYRIERRIEAAGVGYTFLRASFFAQNLHEVHRPDVIEHDELFVPAGAGATSFVDARDVAAVAARVLVESGHLHVAYDLTGPAALRYDEVATIFSDVLGRSIQYADPSIPAFVHRMRSRGHPLGYVLLMVGIYTTARLGLADRVTDDVERVLKRPPRSIRSYVEDYAGEFRTAAQDGTASDR, from the coding sequence GTGAGCGACCACACTACCCGGACCGTGCTGGTCACCGCCGCGACGGGCACTGTCGGACGCCACGTCGTTGCCGAGCTGCGCGACGCCGAGTGCGAGGTCCGCGCTGCGACGCGGGACCCCGATACCGACCGCGAGCGCTTCGAGGCGGCCGACGCGGTCGTCGAGTTCGATTTCGACCGTCCAGAGACGTGGGGCGCGGCACTGGCAGACATCGACGCCGTCTTTCTCGTCCGGCCACCGGTGGTCGATACCGCTGATGTCTGCGCCTTCGTCGATGCGACCGCTCGGGTCGGCGTCGAGCGGATCGCCTATCTCTCGACGCTGGGTGCTGATCGGAACCGCCTGTTGCCACACTACCGGATCGAACGCCGGATCGAGGCCGCAGGGGTCGGCTACACGTTCCTCCGAGCGTCGTTTTTTGCCCAGAACCTCCACGAGGTCCACCGGCCGGACGTGATCGAGCACGACGAGCTGTTCGTCCCGGCGGGAGCGGGCGCGACGAGCTTCGTCGACGCGCGGGACGTTGCTGCGGTCGCGGCGCGCGTGCTCGTCGAATCGGGCCACCTGCATGTCGCTTACGACCTGACCGGGCCGGCAGCGTTGCGCTACGACGAGGTTGCGACGATCTTCTCGGACGTGCTGGGACGATCGATCCAGTACGCCGACCCATCGATTCCGGCGTTCGTCCACCGGATGCGCTCTCGGGGTCACCCGCTCGGCTACGTGCTCTTGATGGTCGGCATCTACACGACTGCGAGGCTCGGTCTGGCCGACCGCGTAACCGACGACGTAGAGCGCGTGCTAAAGCGTCCACCCCGGAGCATTCGGTCGTACGTCGAGGACTATGCTGGCGAGTTTCGGACCGCCGCTCAGGACGGGACTGCATCTGATCGGTAG
- the twy1 gene encoding 4-demethylwyosine synthase TYW1: MSDSNGPKQVSDPEYHSENHTAAQTCGWTANALRGEGKCYKYAFYGIESHRCIQMTPVVKCNERCVFCWRDHAGHAYELDDVEWDDPEAVVDASLRLQKKLLSGFGGNDEVPREVFEEAMEPRHVAISLDGEPSLYPYLPELIDEFHERDITTFLVSNGTNPEMLARCDPTQLYVSVDAHNRAMFDDVVKAVEDDAWERLIDTMDVLADKDDTRTVLRTTLVEGENMRDPDWYAAFYDRADPDFVELKAYMHVGHSRGRLDRSSMPDHEDVLAFTEEIGAHMPDHDTIKDVPQSRVALLARDADTWVPKLNKGSEFWARDPVVGD, encoded by the coding sequence ATGAGCGACTCGAACGGTCCGAAACAGGTCTCGGACCCGGAGTACCACAGTGAGAATCACACTGCTGCCCAGACCTGTGGCTGGACCGCAAACGCCCTGCGCGGCGAGGGTAAGTGCTACAAGTACGCCTTTTACGGCATCGAGTCCCACCGCTGCATCCAGATGACGCCCGTGGTCAAGTGCAACGAGCGCTGTGTCTTCTGCTGGCGGGATCACGCCGGCCACGCCTACGAGCTCGACGACGTAGAATGGGATGATCCCGAAGCCGTCGTCGACGCCAGCCTGCGGCTCCAGAAGAAACTGCTCTCGGGCTTTGGCGGCAACGACGAGGTGCCCCGCGAGGTGTTCGAGGAGGCGATGGAGCCGCGTCACGTCGCCATCTCGCTCGACGGCGAGCCCTCGCTGTACCCCTATCTCCCCGAGCTGATCGACGAGTTCCACGAGCGAGACATCACCACGTTCCTCGTGAGCAACGGCACGAACCCCGAGATGCTGGCCCGCTGTGACCCGACCCAGTTGTACGTCAGCGTCGACGCGCACAACCGCGCGATGTTCGACGACGTGGTCAAGGCCGTCGAGGACGACGCCTGGGAGCGTCTGATCGACACGATGGACGTGCTCGCGGACAAAGACGATACTCGAACCGTCCTCAGGACGACGCTCGTCGAGGGCGAGAACATGCGCGACCCCGACTGGTACGCCGCATTCTACGACCGCGCCGACCCCGATTTCGTCGAGCTCAAAGCGTACATGCACGTCGGCCACTCCCGCGGGCGGCTCGACCGCTCGTCGATGCCCGACCACGAGGACGTGCTCGCCTTCACCGAGGAGATCGGGGCGCACATGCCAGACCACGACACGATCAAGGACGTTCCCCAGTCCCGCGTCGCCCTGCTCGCGCGCGACGCCGACACCTGGGTTCCGAAACTGAACAAAGGTAGCGAGTTCTGGGCGCGGGATCCGGTCGTCGGCGACTGA
- a CDS encoding DUF998 domain-containing protein, translating into MSESNPSGTPSQFESSSLSVAGSSLVVSGFIAFMGIITAEVLHPNYSTRQDISDLGSTRPPNPIIHEPSATIFNSTMLVTGALVLVAAYFLFRAVDRRGFPVALAIFGASIFGVGVFPGNVTPWHGLFALLTFFTGGITVVLSSRVVSRPFSVLCGLFGGLSLLVLVSVFFYGLVVGGPHPLAFLGSGGIERWVVYPLVLWILAFGGYLLGLAGTDAASS; encoded by the coding sequence ATGAGCGAGTCCAATCCGAGTGGAACTCCGTCACAATTCGAGTCTTCGAGCTTGTCGGTCGCGGGATCCAGCTTGGTGGTGTCCGGATTTATCGCATTTATGGGGATCATCACGGCGGAAGTGCTCCATCCGAACTATTCGACGAGACAGGACATCAGCGACCTCGGATCGACGCGACCGCCGAATCCGATCATCCACGAGCCCTCCGCGACGATCTTCAACAGCACGATGCTGGTTACCGGCGCACTCGTGCTGGTTGCAGCGTATTTTCTCTTTCGCGCCGTGGATCGGCGTGGCTTCCCCGTCGCACTCGCTATTTTCGGCGCCAGCATTTTCGGCGTCGGCGTGTTCCCGGGCAACGTGACCCCCTGGCACGGGCTGTTTGCGCTTCTCACCTTCTTTACTGGCGGAATCACCGTCGTCCTGTCTTCACGAGTCGTCTCTAGGCCCTTCTCCGTTCTTTGTGGCCTCTTTGGTGGGCTCTCCCTTCTGGTCCTCGTGAGCGTCTTCTTCTATGGGCTCGTCGTCGGTGGCCCGCATCCGCTGGCGTTTCTCGGGAGCGGCGGAATCGAGCGCTGGGTCGTCTATCCGCTCGTGCTGTGGATCCTCGCCTTCGGGGGGTACCTGTTGGGACTCGCTGGTACGGACGCTGCGTCGTCCTGA
- a CDS encoding ribonuclease HI family protein — MTSDPLPVEHLSPLATLVDEVLAGLGYEMPAATDAIDDAVPGYGGLFDPATSPDELRRSLERLLESGLTRPPIPEPIGDSFILYVDGSSRGNPGPAGAGAVIMDADENQLARLGRPVGSRTGNNTAEYVALHLGLSELLTRYEPRRLEVRIDSMTVIRDVWDGEGPTESGVETYSEAVTAALSRIPEQHYTHLADSDPNPADALATVGADIAAFGPG, encoded by the coding sequence ATGACCAGTGATCCCCTTCCGGTCGAACACCTCTCGCCGCTCGCCACGCTCGTCGACGAGGTGCTCGCCGGCCTCGGCTACGAGATGCCAGCAGCCACCGATGCAATCGACGACGCCGTCCCCGGCTACGGCGGCCTGTTCGACCCTGCTACCTCTCCGGACGAGTTGCGTCGCTCGCTCGAACGGCTGCTGGAGTCGGGACTGACTCGCCCACCGATCCCTGAGCCGATTGGTGATTCCTTCATCCTCTACGTTGACGGAAGCTCGCGCGGCAACCCTGGCCCCGCAGGTGCAGGCGCGGTCATCATGGACGCCGACGAGAACCAACTCGCTCGTCTCGGCCGCCCCGTCGGCTCGCGGACGGGCAACAACACCGCCGAGTACGTCGCCCTCCATCTCGGGCTCTCCGAACTGCTGACGCGCTACGAGCCACGGCGGCTGGAAGTCCGAATCGATTCGATGACGGTTATCCGAGACGTTTGGGATGGTGAGGGCCCGACGGAGTCCGGCGTCGAGACGTACAGTGAGGCCGTCACGGCGGCGCTGTCGAGGATCCCTGAGCAACACTACACGCATCTTGCTGATAGCGATCCGAACCCTGCCGACGCACTGGCGACAGTGGGTGCCGATATCGCGGCATTCGGACCGGGATGA
- a CDS encoding HalOD1 output domain-containing protein, with the protein MDIPPDAETVEIDLDTAVDVQILELVARVADRPVLELPALFDVVDSEALDVIVRDGIGITAMFEYADCMVHIDGTQIAVELLPG; encoded by the coding sequence ATGGACATTCCTCCTGACGCTGAGACCGTAGAGATCGATCTCGACACGGCGGTCGACGTTCAGATCCTCGAGCTAGTTGCTCGAGTGGCCGACCGACCAGTCTTGGAGTTGCCAGCACTCTTCGATGTCGTCGACTCGGAAGCACTGGACGTCATCGTTCGAGACGGGATCGGGATCACCGCGATGTTCGAGTACGCAGACTGTATGGTACACATCGACGGTACGCAGATTGCAGTCGAACTACTTCCAGGATAG
- a CDS encoding DUF7344 domain-containing protein: MGVLLQLGIMGTRQSKQKIDRSADSPRAPRDALFGHLSHPIRRRVLLALCATSPDAVLSPDDFVAGSPRSERIRIELHHNHLPRLAAAGYLEWDRLDDTVSRGPRFETIVPTIELLTEYNDRLPVE, encoded by the coding sequence ATGGGAGTACTACTACAACTCGGGATCATGGGTACACGGCAAAGCAAACAAAAGATAGACCGTTCAGCTGACAGCCCCAGAGCGCCACGGGACGCTCTGTTTGGCCACCTCAGCCATCCGATCCGAAGACGCGTGCTCCTCGCACTCTGCGCGACTAGTCCCGACGCAGTGCTCAGTCCTGACGACTTCGTAGCCGGTAGTCCCCGGTCAGAGAGGATCAGGATCGAACTCCATCACAACCACTTGCCACGGCTGGCTGCGGCCGGCTATCTCGAATGGGACCGACTGGACGACACGGTCAGTCGCGGGCCGCGATTCGAGACGATCGTACCGACTATCGAACTGCTGACCGAATACAACGATCGGCTTCCAGTAGAGTGA